A section of the Macadamia integrifolia cultivar HAES 741 chromosome 9, SCU_Mint_v3, whole genome shotgun sequence genome encodes:
- the LOC122088389 gene encoding uncharacterized protein LOC122088389 — MAGVIKKFFVASLFMWVAPIAILYGFNHQMVPGSTQLSSYSLTLLSGFLAVISVNVVIALYICMAMKEPSDRHEPDSAFLAEAKASISQSTPCESENASEAREKQE; from the exons ATGGCCGGAGTAATAAAGAAATTTTTCGTTGCATCACTGTTTATGTGGGTGGCTCCAATTGCAATTTTATATGGTTTTAACCATCAAATGGTTCCTG GTTCAACTCAATTATCTTCCTATTCACTAACTTTGCTCAGTGGATTCCTTGCTGTCATATCTGTCAATGTGGTCATAGCATTATACATTTGCATGGCAATGAAAGAGCCTTCAGATAGGCATGAACCAGATTCTGCTTTCCTTGCAGAGGCCAAAGCCAGTATTAGCCAATCTACTCCATGTGAAAGTGAAAATGCTTCCGAAGCCCGAGAAAAACAGGAGTAG
- the LOC122088334 gene encoding protein UNUSUAL FLORAL ORGANS: protein MDSMIWRRLPQRLLDRIIAFLPPPAFFRARCVCKRWYGLLFSTTFLEMYLHLSPRRPWFLFFNHKTPTSKSSIYSTSHSHIHEAYLFDPHEGSCYRLPFQSVPAGFSPVASSGGLICFISDDPGPKTLILYNPILRSITQLPPTQRPRLFPSIGITVSHTLIKVMVSGDDLISPFAVKNLSSESFHVDGEGFFSLWGTTCPLPRLCSLESGRMVFVNGRFYCMNYSPFSVLAYDVAGNEWWKIQAPMKRFLRSPSLVECKGRVVLVAAVEKSKLNVPRSLRLWSLQSCGRSWVEFERMPQELYGRFMEVEGGRGFDCVGHGNFVVFTIHGSHQVLLYDFYTKAWQWVPQCPFVGGGGGGGGGRGGGGGGGGLQCFAYEPLLATPAIGFLEQPLMAAF from the exons ATGGATAGCATGATATGGAGAAGGCTCCCTCAAAGGCTACTTGATAGGATCATTgcctttcttcctcctccagCCTTCTTTAGAGCTCGCTGTGTCTGTAAACGATGGTATGGTCTTCTCTTCTCCACTACTTTTCTCGAAATGTACTTACACTTATCTCCCAGAAGACCATGGTTCCTCTTCTTCAACCACAAGACCCCAACCTCCAAGTCCAGCATCTATAGTACCAGTCACAGTCATATTCATGAAGCCTACTTATTTGATCCTCATGAAGGTTCATGCTATCGCCTACCCTTCCAATCAGTACCGGCCGGTTTCTCGCCGGTGGCATCCTCCGGCGGGTTAATCTGTTTCATCTCCGACGACCCCggcccaaaaaccctaatcctataCAACCCAATTCTCAGATCAATTACACAATTGCCACCAACTCAACGACCTAGGCTCTTCCCTTCGATCGGCATCACCGTGAGCCACACTCTAATCAAGGTCATGGTCTCCGGTGACGACCTAATCTCGCCATTCGCGGTAAAAAACCTATCATCTGAAAGCTTCCACGTGGATGGTGAAGGATTCTTCTCTTTGTGGGGCACCACATGTCCACTCCCCAGGCTCTGTAGCCTTGAATCTGGACGGATGGTGTTCGTTAATGGACGGTTCTATTGTATGAATTATAGCCCCTTTAGCGTATTAGCATATGACGTGGCAGGGAATGAGTGGTGGAAG ATTCAAGCGCCGATGAAGAGATTCCTGAGGTCACCGAGCTTGGTGGAGTGTAAGGGGAGAGTGGTTCTTGTGGCGGCGGTGGAGAAGAGTAAGCTGAACGTGCCGAGGAGCTTAAGGTTGTGGAGCTTACAGAGTTGTGGGAGGAGTTGGGTGGAGTTTGAGAGGATGCCTCAGGAGCTTTACGGGAGGTTTATGGAGGTAGAAGGTGGGAGAGGGTTTGATTGCGTAGGACATGGAAACTTTGTTGTTTTTACAATTCATGGGTCTCATCAGGTTTTGCTTTACGATTTCTACACCAAGGCTTGGCAGTGGGTACCCCAATGCCCGTTTGtgggag gtggtggcggtggcggtggtggcCGCGGTGGtggcggcggtggtggtggattgCAATGCTTTGCTTACGAGCCTTTGCTTGCTACTCCGGCTATAGGTTTCCTTGAACAGCCGTTAATGGCCGCATTTTAA
- the LOC122088139 gene encoding annexin-like protein RJ4 — protein MATLIVPVNNPSPVEDAEILRKACKGWGTNEKAIISVLGHRNAFQRKLIRQTYEELYQEDLIKQLESELSGDFEKAIYRWILDPADRDAVLANVALKNAIPNYRVIIEISCVHSPDELLAVKRAYQSRYKHSLEEDVATHTKGDLRKLLVALVGTYKYDGNEINSRLAASEAKILHEMIQGKTFGHEDVIRILGTRSRAQLVATFNCFKDQQATSITKSVVGDPDDAFLEALRVATRCIYSPQKYFGKVLRNAINKVGTDEDALTRVIVTRAEKDLKIIKELYQKRSTVSLDHAVAKETSGDYQAFLLTLLGSEGH, from the exons ATGGCTACTCTCATAGTTCCTGTAAACAACCCTTCTCCTGTTGAAGATGCAGAGATTCTCAGGAAGGCTTGCAAAG GATGGGGGACAAATGAGAAGGCCATTATTTCAGTACTTGGGCACAGAAATGCATTTCAGAGGAAGCTAATTAGGCAAACTTATGAGGAGCTTTATCAAGAGGATCTGATCAAGCAGCTTGAGTCTGAGCTTTCTGGAGACTTTGAG AAAGCGATATACCGTTGGATATTGGATCCTGCTGATAGAGATGCAGTATTAGCTAATGTGGCATTGAAGAATGCAATACCTAATTACCGGGTGATCATTGAAATTTCATGTGTTCACTCTCCTGATGAACTATTGGCGGTGAAACGGGCATATCAATCGCGATATAAGCATTCCCTGGAAGAAGATGTTGCTACCCATACCAAAGGCGACTTACGCAAG CTTTTGGTTGCACTTGTGGGCACATATAAGTATGATGGCAATGAGATAAATTCGCGTCTAGCAGCCTCAGAGGCCAAAATTCTTCATGAAATGATCCAAGGGAAAACCTTTGGTCATGAAGATGTTATTAGAATACTGGGCACAAGGAGCAGGGCACAGCTTGTTGCTACTTTCAACTGCTTCAAGGATCAACAGGCCACTTCCATCACCAAG aGTGTTGTGGGGGATCCAGATGATGCATTCTTAGAGGCATTGCGTGTGGCTACCCGATGTATCTATTCCCCTCAAAAGTACTTTGGAAAG GTTTTACGCAATGCCATTAATAAGGTGGGGACTGATGAAGATGCTCTTACCCGTGTGATTGTCACGCGTGCTGAGAAAGACTTGAAGATCATAAAGGAGCTGTATCAAAAGAGAAGCACTGTATCTCTTGATCATGCAGTAGCTAAGGAAACTTCAGGGGACTACCAGGCTTTCCTCCTTACTTTACTTGGAAGTGAAGGGCACTAG